Proteins co-encoded in one Helicobacter sp. 11S03491-1 genomic window:
- the era gene encoding GTPase Era has translation MQENFKSGFVAIVGRPNCGKSTLLNKLLKQDIALVSHKANATRKKMNIIISFKTNKNEESQIIFVDTPGLHHQEKLLNQFMLKEALKAISDCDLCVFMASIHDDLKYYEEFLDFSNKPHILILSKIDTASKEKVLQQIANYQKYDHKFLSLIPISSSKSINLESFLTEVSKHLPYSPPFFDLEILTDESLKQIYKEIIRESVFNNLSDEIPYESDVKIEKFIENKHLDQVFGKIFVEKESQKSMVIGKNARTIKRIGKQAREKMEKMSEKKVFLHLQVFVQKSWSKEKANLKKFGYDFED, from the coding sequence ATGCAAGAGAACTTCAAATCCGGATTTGTAGCTATTGTAGGGCGTCCAAATTGCGGAAAAAGCACACTTTTAAATAAACTTCTCAAGCAAGATATTGCGCTGGTTTCTCACAAAGCCAATGCAACCAGAAAAAAGATGAATATCATTATTTCGTTTAAAACTAACAAAAATGAAGAATCTCAAATTATTTTTGTAGATACTCCGGGCTTGCACCACCAAGAAAAATTATTGAATCAATTTATGCTCAAAGAAGCCTTAAAGGCTATTTCAGATTGTGATTTATGTGTTTTTATGGCTTCAATCCATGATGATTTAAAATATTATGAAGAATTTTTGGATTTTAGCAATAAACCCCATATTTTGATTTTGAGCAAAATAGATACAGCAAGCAAGGAAAAAGTTTTGCAACAAATTGCAAATTATCAAAAATACGATCACAAATTTCTATCCCTTATCCCTATTAGCTCATCAAAGTCTATCAATCTTGAAAGTTTTCTCACAGAAGTTAGCAAACACCTACCCTATTCTCCTCCATTTTTTGACCTAGAAATCCTTACAGATGAAAGTCTTAAACAAATCTACAAAGAAATCATTCGTGAGAGTGTATTTAATAATCTAAGTGATGAAATTCCTTATGAAAGTGATGTGAAAATAGAAAAGTTTATTGAGAATAAGCATCTGGATCAAGTCTTTGGAAAAATTTTTGTCGAAAAAGAAAGTCAAAAAAGCATGGTTATAGGTAAAAATGCCCGGACAATCAAAAGAATTGGAAAGCAAGCCAGAGAAAAAATGGAAAAAATGAGTGAAAAAAAAGTTTTTTTACATTTGCAAGTTTTTGTTCAAAAATCTTGGAGCAAAGAAAAAGCAAATCTCAAAAAATTTGGATATGATTTTGAAGATTAA
- the hslU gene encoding HslU--HslV peptidase ATPase subunit: MTPKEIVKYLDEYIIGQKEAKKSVAIALRNRYRRLQLSAELQEEVTPKNILMIGSTGVGKTEIARRMAKIMGLPFVKVEASKYTEVGFVGRDVESMVRDLVLASVNLVENEYEEKSKEKIQDFIIDKITQKLLPPLPNGVSETKKQEYDNSFKKMRQKVKNGEMDDYKVQIELNRKMIDSDNNMPPEIIKVQESIIKVLSKEQEKIKKEMNIKEAKEALKPEASEAILDFEMIKLEGLKRAQEAGVIFIDEIDKVAVNSKDSSRQDPSKEGVQRDLLPIVEGSWVNTKYGQIKTDHILFIAAGAFHFNKPSDLIPELQGRFPLRVELNSLDEEIMYQILTQTKSSIIKQYQALLQTESVTIKFDDEALLELAKLSYNANQKTEDIGARRLHTTIERVLEDISFNADEYKNQTVRITQKLVNEKLKDLVENVDLARYIL; this comes from the coding sequence ATGACCCCTAAAGAAATTGTCAAATATCTAGATGAATACATAATCGGACAAAAAGAGGCTAAAAAATCTGTTGCCATTGCCTTGAGGAATCGCTACAGAAGATTACAACTCTCTGCAGAACTTCAAGAAGAAGTAACCCCCAAAAATATTTTAATGATTGGTTCAACAGGTGTGGGGAAAACTGAAATTGCAAGACGTATGGCAAAAATCATGGGACTTCCTTTTGTTAAAGTAGAAGCAAGTAAATATACAGAAGTGGGATTTGTCGGTAGGGATGTAGAGTCTATGGTGCGAGATTTAGTTTTGGCAAGCGTGAATTTGGTAGAAAATGAATATGAAGAAAAATCAAAAGAAAAAATACAAGATTTTATTATTGATAAAATTACTCAAAAACTTTTACCACCACTTCCAAATGGAGTTAGCGAAACAAAAAAACAAGAATATGACAATAGTTTTAAAAAAATGAGACAAAAAGTAAAGAATGGAGAAATGGATGATTATAAAGTGCAAATAGAACTCAATAGAAAAATGATAGACTCTGATAACAACATGCCTCCGGAAATTATCAAAGTCCAAGAAAGCATCATTAAAGTCTTAAGCAAAGAACAAGAAAAAATAAAAAAAGAAATGAACATCAAAGAAGCCAAAGAAGCATTAAAACCTGAGGCTTCAGAGGCAATTTTAGATTTTGAAATGATTAAACTGGAGGGGCTTAAAAGAGCCCAAGAAGCAGGGGTAATTTTCATAGATGAGATTGATAAAGTTGCAGTCAACTCAAAAGATAGTTCAAGACAAGATCCCAGTAAAGAAGGAGTACAAAGAGATTTGTTGCCTATCGTAGAGGGTAGTTGGGTCAATACAAAATATGGTCAAATCAAAACAGATCATATTCTTTTTATTGCAGCCGGAGCTTTCCATTTCAACAAACCAAGTGATTTGATCCCTGAACTTCAAGGAAGATTCCCTCTTCGTGTAGAATTAAATAGTCTTGATGAAGAAATAATGTATCAAATCCTTACCCAAACAAAAAGTTCTATTATCAAACAATACCAAGCATTATTGCAAACAGAAAGTGTTACAATAAAATTTGATGATGAAGCGCTTTTAGAGCTTGCCAAACTTTCTTATAATGCCAATCAAAAAACTGAGGATATTGGAGCTAGAAGATTGCATACTACAATTGAGCGAGTTTTAGAAGACATAAGTTTCAATGCCGATGAATACAAGAATCAGACCGTTCGTATTACACAAAAATTAGTCAATGAAAAATTAAAAGATTTGGTTGAAAATGTAGATTTAGCCAGGTATATTTTATAA